A genomic segment from Dietzia psychralcaliphila encodes:
- a CDS encoding ABC transporter substrate-binding protein, which produces MTTFLRRRRAVPSLLAVAVASALTFAGCSSSETSPESSTEDAYTVTHAMGETTLESAPERVVVLDSPHLDALVALGHTPVGITESGAGAGAPPYLGGIDAELVGLTSEPDIDKIAALAPDLIIGAKVRHEAIYDELSGIAPTVFSENSGTDWQEQARITAAAVGEQQEMEDLIGDLDTRIAEVGSAVEAEGKTLSIVRFRPDNFRLYGPETFSGSLMSAMGFDLGDREWNEYSMAELSPELYEEIDGEIVFFTNPGGDPSATTMATVTGLWNDLPAVRADQTHEVDDETWMVGIGVLGAAEILDDVEETLG; this is translated from the coding sequence ATGACCACTTTCCTCCGGCGGCGCCGTGCAGTGCCGTCCCTCCTCGCCGTCGCCGTCGCCTCCGCTCTCACCTTCGCGGGTTGTTCCAGCTCAGAAACCTCCCCGGAGTCGTCGACGGAGGACGCCTACACCGTCACCCACGCGATGGGCGAGACCACACTCGAGTCGGCCCCTGAGCGCGTCGTGGTACTCGACTCCCCGCACCTCGACGCGCTGGTCGCCCTCGGACACACCCCGGTCGGGATCACGGAATCCGGCGCGGGCGCCGGCGCCCCTCCGTATCTCGGCGGGATCGACGCCGAGCTGGTCGGCCTCACCTCCGAGCCCGACATCGACAAGATCGCGGCCCTCGCCCCGGACCTGATCATCGGGGCAAAGGTGAGGCATGAGGCGATCTACGACGAACTCTCCGGTATCGCTCCGACGGTGTTCTCGGAGAACTCCGGAACCGACTGGCAGGAGCAGGCCCGCATCACGGCCGCTGCGGTGGGCGAGCAGCAGGAGATGGAGGACCTCATCGGGGACCTCGACACCCGTATCGCCGAGGTCGGCAGCGCGGTGGAGGCCGAGGGGAAGACGCTCTCGATCGTCCGCTTCCGACCGGACAATTTCCGCCTCTACGGGCCGGAGACGTTCTCCGGTTCCCTCATGTCCGCGATGGGCTTCGACCTGGGCGACCGGGAGTGGAACGAGTACTCGATGGCCGAGCTCTCCCCGGAGTTGTACGAGGAGATCGACGGCGAGATCGTGTTCTTCACCAACCCCGGCGGCGACCCCTCGGCGACCACGATGGCGACGGTCACCGGGCTGTGGAACGACCTCCCTGCGGTCAGGGCCGATCAGACCCACGAGGTGGATGACGAGACCTGGATGGTCGGCATCGGCGTCCTCGGCGCGGCCGAGATCCTCGACGACGTCGAGGAGACCCTGGGCTGA
- a CDS encoding energy-coupling factor ABC transporter ATP-binding protein: MTDPHVTDPQGVEIRFDGVSHAYGDRSVLADVDLVLSERRIGIVGVNGGGKSTLARMINGLVIPSSGSVSVDGLDTRRKGAQVRRRVGFCFTDPDTQIVMPTVAEDVDFSLRRSGLNREDRRRRVDQVLATYNLSDHADHPCHLLSGGQKQLLALAAVLVIEPSVIVADEPTTLLDLRNRALVAETFARLPQQLVVVSHDLDLVADFDRVLVVDGGRVVIDDAPAAALSGYRRIALRSDSGSGPGSGSGPGSGT, encoded by the coding sequence GTGACTGACCCCCACGTAACCGACCCACAGGGCGTCGAGATCCGGTTCGACGGTGTCAGCCACGCCTACGGCGACCGCTCCGTCCTGGCCGACGTCGATCTGGTGCTGTCCGAGCGGCGTATCGGGATCGTCGGTGTCAACGGTGGCGGCAAGTCGACGCTCGCGCGGATGATCAACGGGCTGGTCATCCCCTCCTCGGGCTCGGTGTCCGTTGACGGCCTCGACACCCGCCGCAAGGGCGCGCAGGTCCGCCGCCGGGTGGGCTTCTGTTTCACCGATCCGGATACCCAGATCGTCATGCCCACCGTCGCGGAGGACGTGGACTTCTCCCTTCGCCGATCGGGCCTGAACCGCGAGGACCGACGACGACGAGTCGACCAGGTGCTCGCCACGTACAACCTCTCCGATCACGCCGATCACCCCTGCCACCTCCTGTCCGGCGGCCAGAAGCAGCTGCTCGCACTGGCGGCGGTGCTGGTGATCGAGCCCTCGGTGATCGTGGCCGACGAACCCACCACCCTGCTCGACCTGCGCAACCGAGCGCTGGTGGCCGAGACCTTCGCCCGGCTCCCCCAACAACTCGTGGTGGTATCCCACGATCTGGACCTGGTGGCCGATTTCGACCGCGTACTGGTGGTGGACGGCGGTCGGGTGGTGATCGACGACGCCCCCGCGGCCGCGCTGTCGGGGTACCGCCGGATCGCGCTGCGTTCGGACTCGGGTTCGGGTCCGGGTTCCGGCTCGGGTCCGGGTTCGGGGACCTAG
- a CDS encoding oxygenase MpaB family protein has translation MVSAYLRQDEGLFAPDSVARRVWSYPTSALLGFIRAVTVEHLDPDLTAAVDHSGQVVQRPALRYDRTVQYFATVLFGDAESVIRSSDVLMKVHSRAYGPNLVTGGDYDSNDPDSQLWIHMTAWHSILYVYERYGPGQLSRTEENEYWRECAVAAHCQPIHVDDVPRTRGEVQKYFDDWRDRLAASEAAVHNIDFILHGMDTIFTALPAPMRAVMGPVIRAGVIATYPRWMRPLMGVSQSRVVDTAARAALRPGMTALARSPRAQLWFLERVAPRGGPVLTDYLRGIPAETSSVYSPEQARKRYGDPRTPLEQYADQLAARRVGAAATPYEPKHHEAPLEFAAPAARVG, from the coding sequence ATGGTCAGTGCGTACCTGCGACAGGACGAGGGACTCTTCGCGCCCGACTCGGTCGCCCGGCGGGTGTGGTCCTACCCGACCTCCGCTCTGTTGGGCTTCATCCGGGCGGTGACCGTCGAGCACCTCGACCCCGACCTGACCGCCGCCGTCGACCACAGTGGCCAGGTGGTCCAGCGGCCCGCCCTCCGGTACGACCGGACCGTTCAGTACTTCGCGACCGTGCTGTTCGGCGACGCCGAGTCGGTGATCAGATCCTCCGACGTGCTCATGAAGGTGCACTCGCGCGCGTACGGCCCCAACCTCGTCACCGGCGGCGACTACGACTCGAACGACCCTGACTCGCAACTGTGGATCCACATGACCGCCTGGCACTCGATCCTCTACGTGTACGAGCGCTACGGACCCGGGCAGCTGAGCCGGACCGAGGAGAACGAGTACTGGCGCGAGTGCGCCGTGGCAGCGCACTGCCAACCGATCCACGTCGACGACGTGCCGAGGACCAGGGGCGAGGTACAGAAGTACTTCGACGACTGGCGCGACCGGCTCGCCGCGTCCGAGGCGGCCGTGCACAACATCGACTTCATCCTCCACGGCATGGACACCATCTTCACCGCGCTGCCCGCGCCGATGCGGGCGGTCATGGGACCGGTGATCAGGGCCGGGGTGATCGCCACCTACCCACGGTGGATGCGGCCACTGATGGGCGTCAGTCAGTCACGGGTGGTCGATACGGCGGCGCGCGCGGCGCTCCGGCCGGGCATGACAGCACTGGCACGCAGTCCCCGGGCGCAACTGTGGTTCCTCGAGCGGGTGGCCCCCCGCGGCGGTCCGGTTCTCACCGACTACCTGCGAGGCATCCCCGCCGAGACCTCGAGCGTCTACTCGCCGGAGCAGGCCCGGAAGAGGTACGGCGACCCCCGGACGCCGCTCGAGCAGTACGCGGACCAACTCGCCGCGCGGCGGGTCGGGGCTGCGGCGACGCCGTACGAGCCCAAGCACCACGAGGCGCCGCTGGAGTTCGCGGCCCCGGCGGCGCGGGTGGGTTAG
- a CDS encoding ABC transporter ATP-binding protein codes for MSITTPVAAALPMDAAPGPAPAFRLRGLSLGYGTDPVIRDLDLDIPSGRTTVLIGANGCGKSTILRALGRQLTPLSGSIEVAGRDLDVIKPREHARSVAFLPQSPLVPEGLTVAELVARGRHPHRRWWGPGDDDEPAVAEALALTDTAGFAHRRVDELSGGQRQRVWVALVLAQATPTLLLDEPCSFLDLAHQMDILDLVRDLPLPAAHARDQRGDDSGRRTVVAVLHELTLAARVADHLVAVAEGGVVAAGPPEQVINSETLRRVFDLEADIISDPLTGHPVVLPRGRRKGTS; via the coding sequence ATGAGTATCACCACCCCCGTCGCAGCCGCGTTGCCCATGGACGCCGCGCCCGGCCCGGCCCCCGCCTTCCGCCTGCGCGGCCTGTCCCTGGGATACGGGACCGACCCCGTGATCCGCGACCTCGACCTGGATATCCCCAGCGGCCGTACCACGGTGTTGATCGGTGCCAACGGCTGCGGCAAGTCCACGATCCTGCGCGCCCTGGGTCGGCAGCTCACGCCCCTGTCCGGGTCGATCGAGGTGGCCGGGCGGGATCTGGACGTGATCAAGCCGCGCGAACACGCCAGGTCGGTGGCCTTCCTCCCGCAGTCACCGCTGGTGCCGGAGGGGCTCACCGTGGCCGAGCTGGTGGCCCGCGGCCGACATCCCCACCGTCGGTGGTGGGGTCCGGGCGACGACGACGAGCCCGCCGTCGCCGAGGCGTTGGCGCTCACCGACACCGCGGGATTCGCCCACCGCCGGGTAGACGAACTCTCAGGCGGTCAGCGCCAACGGGTCTGGGTGGCGCTCGTGCTGGCCCAGGCCACGCCGACGCTGCTACTCGACGAGCCGTGCTCGTTCCTCGACTTGGCCCACCAGATGGACATCCTGGACCTGGTCCGCGATCTGCCGCTGCCCGCCGCCCACGCCCGGGACCAGCGGGGGGACGACTCCGGTCGCCGGACCGTGGTGGCAGTCCTGCACGAGCTCACCCTGGCCGCACGTGTGGCCGACCACCTGGTGGCCGTAGCCGAGGGCGGGGTCGTGGCCGCCGGGCCGCCCGAGCAGGTGATCAACTCCGAGACGCTACGTCGGGTGTTCGATCTGGAGGCCGACATCATCAGTGACCCGCTCACCGGCCACCCCGTGGTCCTGCCGCGGGGACGACGGAAGGGGACATCATGA
- a CDS encoding FecCD family ABC transporter permease translates to MRTLTPARDEPGSTALPPGERVLRLGGRSVRWDERTAWVTVILALLTCVVIAASLLVGEFRISAPDAVASLLGSAPDRMTGFFVTERRLPRALVAVAVGASLAASGAVFCALTRNPLASPDIIGVTQGASAGGATVILVIGGGIAQVALGALVGATLTVGFILLLTWWRGLSGARLVLVGVTLGALAMAYVAHLLSRVFVASAVTAQIWLTGSLQGRGWAELRPVLFCLLVSAVVIWSQARGLRALALGDEAAIALGVRMRSTRVILLSAATLLAAAAVATAGPIAFVALVAPHVARILTRTDRVLPAALLGGVLLLVSDLVAQHAFPLPIPVGVVTVVLGGLFFLGLLWREGRRG, encoded by the coding sequence ATGAGAACCCTGACCCCGGCCCGTGACGAACCGGGCTCGACAGCGCTGCCCCCCGGTGAGAGGGTCCTGCGGCTGGGCGGTCGCTCGGTGCGGTGGGATGAACGCACCGCATGGGTCACGGTGATCCTGGCACTGCTGACCTGCGTCGTGATCGCGGCGTCGCTGCTGGTCGGGGAATTCCGTATCTCCGCCCCGGACGCGGTCGCCTCACTGCTCGGCAGCGCACCCGACAGGATGACCGGCTTCTTCGTCACCGAACGCCGGCTGCCCCGTGCGTTGGTCGCTGTTGCCGTGGGGGCGAGTCTGGCCGCCTCGGGGGCCGTCTTCTGTGCGCTCACCCGGAATCCCCTCGCGAGTCCGGACATCATCGGGGTGACACAGGGCGCGTCGGCTGGTGGCGCCACCGTGATCCTGGTGATCGGTGGGGGGATCGCCCAGGTCGCGCTGGGCGCGTTGGTCGGGGCGACACTCACCGTGGGGTTCATCTTGTTGCTGACGTGGTGGCGCGGGTTGAGCGGCGCACGCCTGGTGTTGGTCGGCGTCACGCTCGGGGCGCTGGCAATGGCATACGTGGCGCATCTGCTCTCGCGCGTCTTCGTGGCGAGCGCGGTGACCGCCCAGATCTGGCTCACCGGCTCACTGCAGGGCCGGGGATGGGCGGAGCTTCGTCCGGTGCTGTTCTGCCTCCTGGTCTCCGCTGTGGTGATCTGGAGTCAGGCGCGTGGCCTTCGGGCCCTGGCGCTGGGTGATGAGGCGGCCATCGCACTAGGGGTGCGGATGCGCTCCACGAGGGTGATCCTGTTGTCCGCCGCCACCCTGTTGGCAGCCGCTGCGGTAGCGACCGCCGGCCCGATCGCGTTCGTCGCGCTGGTGGCACCCCATGTCGCTCGAATCCTCACCCGCACGGACCGGGTGCTCCCGGCAGCCCTGTTGGGAGGCGTGCTGCTCCTGGTGAGCGACCTGGTGGCACAACACGCCTTCCCGCTACCCATCCCGGTCGGGGTGGTGACCGTGGTGCTCGGCGGGCTGTTCTTCCTGGGACTGCTCTGGCGGGAGGGTCGGCGTGGCTGA
- a CDS encoding FecCD family ABC transporter permease produces the protein MAVRPTSRNPAVPPGAPGRSRRHRRGEVAAGLALALVALALAVVASLAIGARSIPPGEVIEALLGRGSLSVVGIVGELRVNRTVLGLVCGAALGASGALMQAVTRNPIADPGILGVNAGAALGVVVGAVVTGGLGLTSTVWFALAGAGIASAVILVLSASPMAASSPVRLTLAGVALAAVLSGISQAIVVLDEEILDSYRYWQVGSLTARPVDEVLGVVPLVVVGAVIALLLLRGLDAIALGDDSAIALGVRPGWVRVWSLVAVALLAGTATALAGPIGFVGLIIPHLARGLVGPSLRRVVPLSMVLAPALLLVADVIGRVIGGGAETPAGVVTAFIGAPLLIGYLVFGRRVGAA, from the coding sequence GTGGCTGTGAGACCGACCTCGAGAAACCCCGCCGTCCCACCCGGGGCCCCCGGGAGATCTCGGCGGCACAGACGTGGCGAGGTCGCGGCGGGGCTGGCGTTGGCGCTGGTGGCTCTCGCGCTGGCGGTGGTGGCGAGTCTCGCGATAGGGGCCCGGTCGATTCCACCCGGTGAGGTGATCGAGGCGCTCCTGGGACGGGGGTCACTGAGTGTGGTGGGGATCGTGGGCGAGCTCCGGGTCAACCGCACCGTCCTGGGCCTGGTCTGTGGGGCCGCGCTGGGAGCCTCAGGCGCTCTGATGCAGGCCGTGACGCGCAACCCGATCGCCGATCCGGGCATTCTCGGGGTCAACGCCGGAGCGGCGCTGGGGGTGGTGGTCGGTGCTGTCGTCACCGGTGGACTGGGACTGACGTCGACCGTCTGGTTCGCTCTGGCCGGTGCGGGTATCGCCTCGGCCGTCATCCTCGTCCTGAGCGCGTCGCCGATGGCCGCGTCCTCTCCCGTCAGACTCACCCTGGCCGGCGTCGCACTGGCGGCGGTCCTGTCCGGCATCAGTCAGGCGATCGTCGTCCTCGACGAGGAGATCCTCGACTCGTACCGCTACTGGCAGGTCGGCTCGCTCACCGCTCGACCGGTCGACGAGGTGCTGGGCGTCGTTCCTCTGGTCGTGGTGGGTGCCGTCATCGCTCTGCTGCTGTTGCGCGGCCTGGATGCCATCGCGCTGGGAGACGACTCGGCGATCGCGCTCGGCGTACGCCCCGGATGGGTGCGGGTCTGGAGCCTGGTCGCCGTGGCGTTGCTGGCCGGGACGGCCACGGCGCTGGCCGGTCCGATCGGTTTCGTGGGATTGATCATCCCCCACCTGGCGCGTGGGTTGGTCGGCCCCAGCCTGCGGCGGGTGGTCCCGCTGTCGATGGTGCTCGCACCCGCGCTGCTCCTCGTCGCGGACGTGATCGGCCGGGTGATCGGTGGCGGGGCCGAGACTCCGGCGGGTGTCGTCACGGCCTTCATCGGCGCGCCACTGCTGATCGGGTACCTGGTGTTCGGGCGACGGGTGGGAGCGGCATGA
- a CDS encoding phosphodiesterase encodes MTRTPRRTSRASSAHVPDNRRPEPSTEVAVRSSPVAGLFGSAFGVAAAVTRLARPKALHPKGVVAHATLSVTGIGRTGSPLLDITGRWPATVRFSRAVGLPDAVPDIGGMAIRIHADSPVDILLASTGLGPITRYVLTTGWRTTGRTMTSMFPVRIAGRQLLLAAIPTGDGGTWTLQHATPLGKWETLGRLTVDTWEDDDKDLHFDPIGNRLPGSRYPRLLGALRDPSYPAPDEGPDETPDESPDDI; translated from the coding sequence ATGACCCGTACCCCTCGGAGAACCAGCCGCGCATCCTCCGCCCACGTTCCCGACAACCGACGCCCCGAGCCTTCCACTGAGGTGGCCGTGCGCTCGTCACCCGTCGCGGGCCTGTTCGGTTCGGCCTTCGGTGTCGCGGCGGCGGTGACGCGTCTGGCCCGGCCCAAGGCGCTGCACCCCAAGGGCGTCGTCGCCCACGCGACTCTGAGCGTGACAGGAATCGGACGAACCGGCTCACCGCTCCTGGACATCACGGGCCGGTGGCCGGCGACGGTCCGGTTCTCGCGCGCCGTGGGCCTGCCGGACGCCGTCCCCGACATCGGCGGGATGGCCATCCGCATCCACGCCGATAGTCCCGTGGACATCCTTCTCGCGAGCACGGGCCTGGGGCCGATCACCCGCTACGTGCTGACGACAGGTTGGCGCACGACCGGCCGCACCATGACGTCCATGTTCCCCGTGCGGATCGCCGGCCGCCAACTGCTGTTGGCCGCGATCCCCACTGGCGACGGCGGCACGTGGACCCTCCAGCACGCCACCCCACTGGGCAAGTGGGAGACCCTCGGCCGACTGACGGTCGACACCTGGGAGGACGACGACAAGGACCTGCACTTCGATCCCATCGGGAACCGCCTGCCCGGATCGCGCTACCCACGCCTTCTCGGTGCGCTGCGCGACCCATCCTACCCGGCGCCCGACGAGGGCCCTGATGAGACCCCGGATGAGAGCCCTGACGACATCTGA
- a CDS encoding biotin transporter BioY — protein MSTSIDQAPARSATRDLAQIAVFAALIVVLGLPGQISIGSAGVPITLQTLGVMLAGALLGWRKGLLSVLAVIVIGLALPVLAGGRTTLTALASPTAGFLIGWLPAVVVIGLLTALLMPRYRLIPGLLINILGGIVVIYAFGVVGMLIRTELTLTAAIAANGVFVPGDLVKAVVTAVVAVQVHKARPGLIAPLRGQHSTRA, from the coding sequence GTGAGCACCTCCATCGATCAGGCCCCGGCCCGGAGCGCAACCCGAGATCTCGCCCAGATCGCGGTGTTCGCCGCCCTCATCGTCGTCCTCGGTCTACCCGGGCAGATCAGCATCGGTTCCGCAGGTGTGCCGATCACGCTGCAGACACTCGGCGTCATGCTCGCCGGCGCACTGTTGGGCTGGCGCAAGGGCCTGCTGTCCGTGCTCGCGGTGATCGTGATCGGTCTCGCACTGCCCGTGCTCGCCGGCGGCCGCACCACCCTCACCGCGCTGGCCAGCCCCACCGCGGGATTCCTCATCGGCTGGCTCCCGGCGGTCGTCGTGATCGGCCTGCTCACCGCCCTTCTGATGCCCCGATACCGGCTGATTCCCGGGCTGCTCATCAACATCCTCGGCGGCATCGTGGTCATCTACGCCTTCGGAGTGGTGGGCATGCTGATCCGCACCGAGTTGACCCTGACGGCCGCGATCGCGGCGAACGGCGTCTTCGTCCCCGGTGACCTCGTCAAGGCGGTTGTCACAGCGGTCGTCGCCGTCCAGGTACACAAGGCGCGGCCCGGTCTGATCGCCCCGCTGCGTGGGCAGCACTCGACCCGGGCGTGA
- a CDS encoding energy-coupling factor transporter transmembrane component T family protein — translation MFATYQPGDSLLHRLPAGSKILLVCALILAVSLSVREAWHVVPALGLAAALYAIGRIRPRAAWDQVRPVLPMLIAILVLQWIVADLDTALRVSGSLLVAVAVAGLVALTTRVSDMLDAVTRAAQPLRHVGVSPDRVALVLVLTIRAIPLLARQLRQVTEARKARGLGMSIRALVVPTVLGALTTADQLGDALAARGVDD, via the coding sequence GTGTTCGCCACCTACCAACCCGGTGACTCGCTGCTGCACCGCCTGCCGGCGGGGTCGAAGATCCTGCTGGTCTGCGCGCTGATCCTCGCGGTGTCGCTGTCGGTGCGGGAGGCCTGGCACGTGGTGCCCGCGCTCGGGCTCGCCGCGGCGCTCTACGCGATCGGGCGGATTCGACCGCGCGCCGCCTGGGACCAGGTGCGCCCGGTGCTGCCGATGTTGATCGCGATCCTGGTTCTCCAGTGGATCGTCGCCGACCTCGACACCGCGCTGCGCGTGAGCGGGTCATTGCTGGTAGCGGTGGCCGTGGCCGGACTCGTGGCGCTGACCACACGGGTATCGGACATGCTCGACGCGGTCACTCGAGCGGCCCAGCCCCTGCGCCACGTGGGGGTCTCACCGGATCGGGTGGCCCTCGTGCTGGTCCTGACGATTCGTGCGATCCCCCTGCTCGCCCGTCAGCTGCGGCAGGTGACCGAGGCCCGCAAGGCCCGCGGTCTGGGCATGTCGATCCGAGCGCTGGTCGTACCCACCGTGCTCGGGGCCCTCACCACGGCCGACCAGCTCGGTGACGCGCTGGCGGCCCGCGGCGTCGACGACTGA
- a CDS encoding siderophore-interacting protein encodes MTAMTTEAPILVAQTRVVRVRALGESYLRLVLAGPDLLRWSEEVVDPGTVRDAYIKVFVPPAGGQGVVPDPSAIREWLTLPEEDRGWMRTYTVRRADTVELDGEQVPALTVDMVVHPGADEGPGSEWARAVRPGDTVRIAGPGRGHAPWAAWSPGGAGRVVCAGDETAAPALLSIAEELAAEPQGMRDVQIVLEVPTPSDVRALSAEASDSVTLLSRSGEPGHALVHHLAGLLEVGQGCVETVLDGRRPAEREWQTATPVSAGDPYVFLAGEAGLVRAMRRLAVDGAGMPKGAVSFMGYWRRGAAES; translated from the coding sequence ATGACCGCCATGACCACAGAGGCGCCGATCCTCGTCGCGCAGACGCGGGTGGTCCGGGTCCGCGCACTGGGGGAGTCGTACCTCCGCCTGGTGTTGGCCGGCCCGGATCTCCTGAGGTGGTCGGAGGAAGTGGTGGATCCCGGGACGGTGCGCGACGCCTACATCAAGGTGTTCGTGCCCCCGGCAGGTGGGCAGGGGGTCGTCCCGGACCCGTCCGCGATCCGGGAGTGGCTGACCCTGCCCGAGGAGGACCGGGGTTGGATGCGGACCTACACCGTCCGTCGGGCCGACACGGTGGAGCTCGACGGCGAGCAGGTCCCGGCCCTGACCGTGGACATGGTGGTCCATCCCGGTGCGGACGAGGGGCCGGGCTCGGAGTGGGCGCGGGCGGTGAGGCCCGGTGACACGGTGCGTATCGCCGGCCCCGGCCGCGGGCACGCACCATGGGCGGCGTGGTCTCCGGGTGGGGCCGGCCGGGTGGTGTGTGCGGGAGATGAGACCGCGGCGCCCGCACTGTTGTCGATCGCCGAGGAGCTCGCCGCGGAGCCGCAGGGGATGCGGGACGTCCAGATCGTCCTGGAGGTGCCGACCCCGTCCGACGTGCGCGCGCTGTCGGCGGAGGCGTCCGACTCCGTCACCCTGCTCTCGAGATCGGGGGAACCGGGCCACGCGCTCGTGCACCATCTGGCCGGACTGTTGGAGGTGGGTCAGGGGTGCGTCGAGACGGTCCTGGACGGACGCCGTCCCGCCGAGCGGGAGTGGCAGACGGCCACTCCCGTCTCCGCCGGGGACCCGTACGTGTTCCTGGCGGGGGAGGCGGGGCTGGTCCGGGCGATGCGCAGGCTCGCCGTGGACGGGGCCGGGATGCCCAAGGGGGCCGTGTCGTTCATGGGGTACTGGCGCCGGGGTGCCGCGGAATCCTGA
- a CDS encoding ABC transporter ATP-binding protein gives MPHVAATPLDHSAALVAEGARLAYERRVVATDLDLSIPDGAFTVIVGPNACGKSTLLKALARVITPHQGQILLNGRDINRLRTREVARRVGLLPQGAVTPEGIRVGDLVSRGRHPHHSPLRQWSLGDDAAVAEAMAATSVTGLADRFVDELSGGQRQRVWISMLLAQQTPVLLLDEPTTYLDISHQYDVLDLLRNQHESGRTVVAVLHDLNQAARYASYLVVMKDGRVVASGSPGDILTAALVEEVFDLPSLIVPDAVTRTPTVVPLDRRRGR, from the coding sequence ATGCCACACGTCGCCGCCACCCCCCTCGACCACTCGGCTGCGCTGGTGGCCGAGGGGGCACGGCTCGCCTACGAGCGCCGCGTCGTCGCGACGGATCTAGACCTGAGCATCCCCGACGGCGCCTTCACCGTGATCGTGGGACCCAACGCGTGCGGCAAGTCCACCCTGCTCAAGGCCTTGGCCCGGGTGATCACCCCTCACCAGGGACAGATCCTCCTGAACGGCCGGGACATCAACCGCCTGCGCACCCGGGAGGTCGCGCGACGGGTGGGCCTCCTTCCGCAGGGAGCCGTCACTCCGGAGGGGATACGGGTGGGTGACCTGGTGTCCCGGGGCCGGCATCCACATCACAGTCCACTGCGCCAGTGGAGTCTGGGCGACGACGCCGCCGTAGCAGAGGCGATGGCCGCCACCTCCGTCACCGGGCTCGCGGACCGGTTCGTCGACGAACTGTCCGGAGGGCAGCGGCAGCGGGTCTGGATCTCGATGCTCCTGGCCCAGCAGACACCGGTCCTGCTCCTCGATGAACCGACCACCTACCTCGACATCTCCCACCAGTACGACGTGCTGGATCTCCTCCGGAACCAGCACGAGTCCGGCCGCACGGTCGTCGCGGTCCTCCACGACCTCAATCAGGCCGCCCGCTACGCCTCGTACCTGGTGGTGATGAAGGACGGACGTGTGGTCGCCTCCGGCTCTCCTGGCGACATACTCACCGCGGCCCTGGTCGAGGAGGTATTCGATCTACCCAGCCTCATCGTCCCGGACGCGGTCACCCGGACGCCCACCGTCGTCCCACTCGACAGACGTCGCGGTCGTTGA
- a CDS encoding siderophore-interacting protein, which translates to MAEPASRRPRNRHRAESRQATIPRRVQVESVEQLGPGLVRVCLVGDELGAFRNGEGTHAAAVSESFDDVVVFCLPDPEAGAETFPRTAPGGGLSVPGDRATVTREYTVRALRESGLCVDLVRHDSGVGMAWLDGVTPGDDLVIVAPRVSRSLPGVDRMLAVGDATALPAMARLIEDCPPGLDLEVIAVVPDLAALPPELLPVSASGTRVRVRVLEDCPGSVSRLLGALSESALPTDFAWVAGEAGMVGDLRRHLIARGQPPDRVQFTGYWRLGGPL; encoded by the coding sequence GTGGCTGAACCGGCGAGCCGGCGACCGCGCAACAGGCATCGCGCCGAGAGTCGGCAGGCGACGATTCCGCGCAGGGTCCAGGTGGAGTCGGTCGAACAGCTCGGCCCGGGCCTGGTCCGGGTGTGCCTGGTCGGGGACGAACTCGGCGCGTTCCGCAACGGTGAGGGAACCCATGCCGCAGCGGTCAGCGAGTCCTTCGACGACGTCGTGGTCTTCTGCCTGCCAGACCCGGAGGCCGGCGCGGAGACGTTCCCGCGCACAGCTCCGGGTGGCGGCCTGTCTGTTCCCGGGGACCGCGCGACGGTGACCCGTGAATACACGGTGCGTGCCCTCCGCGAGTCCGGGTTGTGCGTGGACCTCGTGCGCCACGACAGCGGCGTGGGCATGGCATGGCTGGACGGCGTGACACCGGGTGACGACCTGGTGATCGTGGCACCTAGGGTCAGTCGCTCGCTTCCCGGCGTGGACCGGATGCTCGCCGTCGGGGATGCCACCGCGCTTCCGGCGATGGCCCGCCTCATCGAGGACTGCCCACCCGGGTTGGACCTCGAGGTGATCGCTGTGGTGCCGGATCTCGCCGCGCTGCCGCCGGAGCTACTGCCGGTGTCGGCATCCGGAACCAGGGTTCGGGTCCGGGTCCTGGAGGACTGCCCGGGATCGGTCTCCCGGTTGCTGGGCGCGCTCTCCGAGTCCGCGCTGCCCACCGACTTCGCCTGGGTGGCCGGTGAGGCAGGGATGGTCGGGGACCTCCGGCGCCATCTGATCGCGCGAGGTCAGCCACCCGACCGCGTCCAGTTCACCGGCTACTGGCGCCTCGGAGGGCCCCTGTAG